A stretch of Mesorhizobium sp. M2A.F.Ca.ET.046.03.2.1 DNA encodes these proteins:
- the ggt gene encoding gamma-glutamyltransferase, which yields MRDFQLPGRSPAMAMNGMAATHNPHAARVAIEVLQSGGAAIDAAVAAAAVLAVVEPQQTGIGGDCFVIMAKNGTDQIVAYNGSGRAPSRLPADELAVGHGQLEDSSPHAVTIPGAIDAWTRLVADHGRKEIGELLAPAIAFARDGFPVHPRVAEDWALEEPRLRRDPNATRVFLPRGRAARAGEVFRNPGLADALSLVAAKGRDGFYKGPVAQDIVSYLRCLGGHHTIEDFEIAAGEYVEPVRTDYRGMEVCQIPPNNQGITALLMLNILEGFDLAALEPMSAERLHVEIEAGRLAYRDRDAFVCDTRHAAFPVNEILSKDYAARLRNEIRRDRVADHLPPPLMRKSDTVYLTVVDRDRNCVSFINSVYWGFGSTRVAPTYGITLQNRGMGFSLDPAHPNAIGPGKRPLHTIMPGLAMKDGRPFLCYGVMGGDYQPFGHTHVLTGVVDFGLDPQEAIDQPRVFHSLGETQVERGVPVDTVEGLRKLGHRIVQPIEPLGGGQMIKIDWSEGVLIGGSDPRMDGCALGY from the coding sequence ATGCGCGACTTCCAACTTCCTGGCCGCTCTCCGGCAATGGCCATGAATGGCATGGCGGCCACCCACAACCCCCATGCGGCGCGAGTGGCCATTGAGGTGCTGCAAAGTGGAGGCGCGGCAATCGATGCGGCAGTCGCCGCGGCCGCTGTGCTTGCAGTCGTGGAGCCGCAGCAAACCGGAATCGGCGGCGACTGCTTTGTCATCATGGCCAAGAATGGCACCGATCAGATCGTTGCCTACAACGGCTCCGGGCGAGCACCTTCCAGGCTTCCAGCTGACGAACTCGCCGTTGGCCATGGCCAACTTGAGGATTCAAGCCCGCATGCCGTTACTATCCCGGGCGCGATTGATGCGTGGACCCGGCTCGTGGCGGATCATGGACGCAAGGAGATCGGTGAGCTTCTTGCTCCGGCAATTGCCTTTGCGCGGGATGGATTTCCGGTTCACCCTCGGGTGGCGGAAGATTGGGCTTTGGAGGAACCGCGGTTGCGGCGCGACCCCAATGCAACCCGCGTTTTTCTTCCGCGTGGCCGGGCCGCTCGGGCAGGGGAGGTATTTCGCAACCCAGGCCTGGCTGACGCGCTCAGCCTGGTCGCCGCCAAAGGCAGAGATGGATTCTACAAAGGGCCCGTGGCTCAGGACATCGTGAGCTATCTGCGCTGTCTGGGTGGCCATCACACAATTGAAGATTTCGAGATCGCCGCAGGCGAATATGTCGAGCCGGTCCGGACGGATTACCGGGGCATGGAAGTCTGCCAGATTCCGCCCAACAACCAGGGCATCACCGCGCTCCTCATGCTCAACATCCTCGAGGGTTTTGATCTGGCGGCGCTCGAGCCCATGAGCGCTGAACGCCTCCACGTTGAAATCGAAGCGGGCAGACTGGCCTACCGTGATCGTGATGCTTTTGTCTGTGACACGCGGCATGCCGCATTCCCAGTGAATGAAATCCTGTCCAAGGATTACGCCGCACGCCTACGAAATGAGATCCGCCGCGATCGTGTGGCAGACCATCTGCCGCCGCCGCTGATGCGCAAATCGGACACTGTTTACCTGACGGTCGTCGACCGCGATCGCAACTGCGTCAGCTTCATCAACTCCGTCTATTGGGGCTTCGGATCAACCCGGGTCGCGCCGACCTATGGCATCACCCTTCAAAATCGAGGCATGGGCTTTTCGCTCGATCCCGCTCATCCCAACGCGATAGGGCCGGGCAAGCGCCCCCTCCACACGATCATGCCCGGCCTCGCCATGAAAGACGGTCGGCCATTCCTTTGTTACGGGGTCATGGGTGGGGACTATCAGCCATTTGGACACACACACGTGTTGACCGGCGTCGTCGACTTCGGGCTCGATCCGCAGGAGGCGATCGATCAACCCCGTGTCTTCCATTCGCTAGGCGAAACCCAGGTCGAGCGTGGCGTTCCGGTCGATACGGTCGAGGGACTCAGAAAACTCGGCCATCGCATCGTCCAGCCAATCGAGCCGCTCGGCGGCGGACAAATGATAAAGATCGACTGGTCCGAAGGAGTGCTTATCGGAGGCTCGGATCCGCGCATGGACGGATGCGCGCTTGGCTATTAG
- a CDS encoding histone deacetylase family protein — protein MKIYKCDAHLEHQSKIELNPGKFVPTLDVAKRTGAVLDALRQAGHIDVLDCAPALKEDLRTIHSEDYLDFLATAWDEWSRSFGTELDGVGFVWPHRNRPPRCPSAIEGKIAYYMFDGVSTITPAMWPATLGAAGASLQGARDLRLSGSTGLVLARPPGHHACRDMGGGTSYTNHTALAAQELTRDGARVAILDVDAHHGNGAQDIFWTRSDVLTISLHTDPSVDYPYFSGYADEIGAEAGEGFNLNLPLRPGTDWSGYREALTAALERLRDYSPDYVVVALGVDTYAKDPAGRLALELDDFNRIGEAVASLGHPHMFVLEGGYCLEAIGPCVLNVVAPGG, from the coding sequence ATGAAAATCTACAAATGCGATGCTCACCTGGAGCATCAATCGAAAATCGAACTCAACCCTGGGAAGTTCGTCCCGACGCTCGACGTGGCGAAGCGCACAGGCGCCGTTCTGGACGCCTTACGGCAGGCTGGCCACATTGATGTCTTGGATTGTGCACCCGCATTGAAGGAAGATCTTCGCACCATTCATTCCGAAGACTACCTGGATTTCCTCGCCACGGCTTGGGATGAATGGTCGAGATCATTCGGAACCGAACTCGATGGCGTCGGCTTCGTCTGGCCGCACCGCAACCGGCCGCCTCGATGCCCAAGCGCGATAGAAGGCAAGATCGCCTACTACATGTTCGATGGCGTGAGCACGATCACGCCGGCGATGTGGCCTGCCACCCTTGGCGCAGCCGGAGCTTCCCTTCAGGGTGCCAGGGATCTTCGCCTCTCGGGATCGACGGGACTGGTCCTGGCTCGTCCTCCGGGGCATCATGCCTGCCGCGACATGGGTGGAGGAACGAGTTACACCAACCACACCGCGCTGGCCGCACAGGAACTGACGCGAGATGGCGCTCGGGTCGCGATCCTGGATGTTGACGCTCACCATGGCAACGGTGCTCAAGACATCTTCTGGACCAGGTCCGACGTCCTCACCATCTCTCTCCACACCGATCCGTCGGTGGACTACCCATATTTCTCCGGCTACGCCGACGAGATCGGCGCCGAGGCTGGAGAAGGCTTCAATTTGAACCTGCCACTTCGGCCCGGTACCGACTGGTCGGGCTATCGCGAAGCTTTGACGGCCGCGCTCGAGAGGCTGCGCGACTATTCTCCAGACTACGTGGTGGTGGCGCTTGGCGTGGACACCTATGCCAAGGATCCGGCGGGGCGTCTGGCCCTGGAGCTGGATGATTTCAACCGGATTGGCGAAGCCGTGGCATCCTTGGGCCACCCCCACATGTTTGTGCTCGAAGGGGGATACTGCCTTGAAGCTATCGGTCCCTGCGTCCTGAATGTTGTCGCGCCAGGGGGTTAG
- a CDS encoding amino acid ABC transporter permease: MNFEWSVFWEYLFRPSSVYLHGLWLTLSISVISQGFGTLLGLFIALARISKHHILQVPARIFVWGFRGTPLLVQIVFIYTGLAAANIFRFEDIDLGFAVLPGNMQAGILALTLNEAAYMAEIIRAGINSVAIGQTEASKSLGMTYGLYMRRIILPQAARVVVPPLGNEFNSMLKNTTLLSVIGVPELLLATQMVTSVTFRVFELYMVVACYYLTLTTLWGFVQQRLESRFGDPASAAARKLAPNGYRRLFGFGQIGEPR; the protein is encoded by the coding sequence ATGAACTTCGAATGGAGCGTTTTTTGGGAATACCTGTTCCGGCCAAGTTCCGTCTATTTGCATGGGCTTTGGCTGACCTTAAGCATCAGCGTGATTTCCCAAGGCTTCGGAACGCTCCTGGGGCTTTTCATAGCCTTGGCCCGGATTTCGAAGCATCACATACTACAAGTGCCTGCACGGATCTTCGTGTGGGGTTTTCGCGGCACGCCATTGTTGGTGCAGATCGTGTTCATTTACACCGGTCTGGCTGCCGCGAACATTTTCCGTTTCGAGGATATTGATCTCGGTTTTGCGGTCCTTCCCGGCAATATGCAGGCGGGAATCCTTGCATTGACGCTGAACGAAGCTGCCTACATGGCGGAGATCATTCGCGCGGGAATCAATTCCGTCGCTATAGGCCAGACGGAAGCATCCAAGTCCCTGGGAATGACTTATGGCCTCTACATGCGCCGCATCATCCTGCCCCAGGCAGCGCGCGTGGTTGTTCCGCCACTGGGCAACGAGTTCAACAGCATGCTGAAAAACACAACGCTGCTGAGCGTGATCGGCGTTCCCGAACTGCTGCTCGCAACGCAGATGGTAACCTCTGTAACTTTCCGAGTTTTTGAGTTGTATATGGTGGTCGCCTGCTACTACCTGACGCTCACCACCCTCTGGGGCTTCGTACAGCAGCGCCTCGAGTCACGGTTTGGCGATCCTGCCTCGGCAGCGGCCCGGAAGCTTGCACCAAACGGATACAGGCGCCTTTTCGGTTTTGGCCAGATTGGAGAACCGCGATGA
- a CDS encoding LysR family transcriptional regulator, whose protein sequence is MDLDLRLLRVFVAVVEAESYTGAQITLNVGHSTISLHMSDLEKRLGFRLCERGRSGFRLTEKGRTAYEETKRMLAQLDDFAGSMAGLKKRLAGRLVIGMVDCLTMDPRFPLALALREFNELDHDVHVELVVSDRLDLERAILSGHMHGAIVPYVRDIGGIHFRPLLEETHRLFVGRGHPLFSKTAEEVLEDEVLKYPFVMRGYRQPFDEEYFPALRYHATINNMEAMLVMLLSGGYVGFLPEHYARYWVERSELKPVECKSLVYRSRHQWATSISKSAPKAPAFAAFSKVFERFLEPDAR, encoded by the coding sequence ATGGACCTGGATCTCAGGCTGCTGCGGGTGTTCGTTGCCGTAGTGGAGGCCGAAAGCTATACAGGCGCCCAGATTACGTTGAACGTGGGACACTCAACGATCAGCCTGCATATGTCCGACTTGGAAAAGCGGCTTGGTTTTCGTTTGTGTGAACGGGGCCGGAGCGGTTTTCGTCTTACCGAAAAAGGTCGCACAGCCTACGAGGAAACCAAGCGAATGCTTGCCCAGCTCGATGACTTCGCTGGCAGCATGGCAGGGCTTAAGAAACGGCTCGCTGGTCGGCTGGTGATCGGCATGGTTGATTGCCTCACGATGGATCCGCGCTTTCCGCTTGCACTGGCTCTTAGGGAGTTCAACGAGCTAGACCATGATGTCCATGTGGAGCTCGTCGTTTCAGATCGGCTTGACCTTGAGAGGGCAATCCTGTCGGGCCACATGCACGGCGCGATCGTACCCTATGTCCGCGACATTGGCGGTATTCACTTCAGGCCTCTCCTGGAAGAGACCCATCGCCTTTTTGTCGGCCGAGGTCATCCGCTGTTTTCCAAAACGGCCGAGGAGGTCTTGGAGGACGAGGTCTTGAAGTACCCCTTCGTGATGAGAGGATACCGGCAGCCGTTCGACGAGGAGTACTTTCCTGCCTTGCGCTACCACGCCACAATCAACAACATGGAAGCGATGTTGGTGATGCTACTTTCAGGAGGGTATGTGGGGTTCCTGCCTGAGCACTACGCAAGGTATTGGGTGGAACGAAGCGAACTGAAGCCGGTTGAATGTAAATCCCTCGTCTACCGATCCCGGCATCAATGGGCCACGTCGATTTCCAAAAGCGCTCCGAAGGCCCCGGCTTTTGCAGCTTTCTCCAAGGTTTTTGAGCGCTTCCTCGAACCTGATGCACGCTAA
- a CDS encoding VOC family protein, with product MENHGKEEGFESRMMRLVKKCHQEQRLIMNHVCIRVEDIGRTERLLTESFGIGKEGFTRVEGNLFKGEAFVSGAWVNDDFYLELMEPIEKQKLGYDTGCGAPIGHLSEIGFLTPDMDAELARLSKLGWQVTDTLSSEHSREVKMDMDPSIGLPIELMEVRLREK from the coding sequence ATGGAAAATCATGGCAAAGAAGAAGGTTTCGAGAGCCGAATGATGCGCCTGGTTAAAAAGTGCCACCAGGAACAGAGGCTCATCATGAACCACGTCTGCATCCGGGTTGAAGATATCGGCCGGACGGAAAGGTTGCTGACCGAGTCTTTTGGTATCGGCAAAGAAGGTTTTACTCGCGTTGAAGGAAATTTATTCAAGGGAGAGGCCTTTGTCAGCGGCGCCTGGGTGAATGACGATTTCTACCTTGAACTGATGGAGCCGATCGAGAAACAGAAGCTGGGCTACGACACCGGGTGCGGTGCGCCAATTGGGCACTTGAGTGAAATCGGCTTCCTCACCCCTGATATGGACGCAGAATTGGCCCGGCTATCAAAACTGGGATGGCAGGTGACCGACACGCTGTCATCTGAACATTCCAGAGAAGTAAAGATGGACATGGACCCGTCCATTGGGCTCCCCATAGAGCTGATGGAGGTAAGACTCCGGGAGAAATAA
- a CDS encoding FCD domain-containing protein, which translates to MKRSDYAHQKLDEMLRENRFQPQSRLPPERDLARQLDVSRMGLRVALDRLEAEGRIWRHVGQGTFVGPRPEKAPTQLSFVTANTSPAEALEARLAIEPQIARMAALRASELQISDMFVLVQKGRVSGDPAAWESWDGQFHRALCLVTGNRLLLSIFDSFNAIRRQRTWNQLRQAVLTPERREHYAQQHKNILDAISDRDAVQAELAMRAHIEDVARSLLDPRG; encoded by the coding sequence ATGAAGAGATCCGACTACGCTCACCAGAAGCTTGACGAAATGCTGCGGGAAAATCGCTTCCAGCCGCAGAGTCGACTTCCGCCGGAACGTGATCTGGCGCGTCAGCTCGACGTCAGTCGTATGGGGCTGCGAGTGGCGCTTGATCGGCTCGAGGCGGAAGGACGAATCTGGCGTCATGTCGGTCAAGGCACTTTTGTTGGTCCGCGTCCCGAAAAAGCACCAACACAACTGTCGTTCGTTACCGCAAACACGAGCCCGGCCGAGGCGCTCGAGGCACGACTGGCGATCGAACCCCAGATCGCCCGAATGGCGGCGTTGCGCGCGAGCGAACTTCAGATCTCCGATATGTTCGTGCTTGTTCAGAAGGGAAGGGTCTCGGGAGATCCCGCTGCGTGGGAGTCCTGGGACGGGCAGTTCCACCGGGCGCTGTGTCTCGTCACAGGCAATCGGCTCCTGCTTTCCATCTTCGACAGCTTCAACGCAATACGACGGCAAAGGACATGGAACCAGCTTCGTCAGGCCGTGCTCACGCCGGAGCGGCGGGAGCATTATGCGCAACAGCACAAGAATATTCTCGATGCGATCAGTGATCGCGACGCTGTGCAAGCTGAATTGGCTATGCGCGCGCATATAGAAGACGTAGCACGCAGTCTGCTCGATCCCCGTGGGTAA
- a CDS encoding amino acid ABC transporter ATP-binding protein, which yields MSDDPAAEPAIVTARGVEKHFGDLHVLKGIDLTVRKGEVVVIVGASGSGKTTFIRCINHLERIQKGRIEVNGHLIGYRERNGQLVEDSERNIARQRCEIGMVFQLFNLFPHLTALENIIEAPIHVRKIPREEALRTGRALLARVGLADKEDTYPSQLSGGQQQRVAIARALAMRPALMLFDEPTSALDPEMIGEVLDVMKELAREGMTMIVVSHEMGFAREVANRVIMMHGGRIIEDAPPEQFFTAPAHERTAAFLSRVISRKE from the coding sequence ATGAGCGATGATCCGGCGGCTGAGCCCGCGATTGTCACCGCGCGCGGGGTGGAAAAACACTTCGGCGATCTTCATGTGCTCAAGGGGATCGATCTTACCGTCCGTAAGGGAGAGGTGGTCGTCATTGTTGGCGCATCGGGCTCGGGCAAGACCACATTCATACGCTGCATCAACCATCTGGAGCGGATCCAGAAAGGTCGCATCGAGGTCAACGGCCATTTGATTGGCTACCGCGAACGCAACGGTCAGCTTGTGGAAGACAGCGAGCGCAACATTGCTCGCCAGCGCTGCGAGATCGGGATGGTCTTCCAGCTGTTCAATCTGTTCCCGCATCTGACGGCTCTCGAGAACATCATTGAAGCGCCGATCCACGTTCGCAAGATCCCGCGTGAGGAAGCGCTTCGAACCGGCCGCGCACTTCTGGCTCGTGTTGGCCTGGCCGACAAAGAGGACACCTATCCCTCGCAACTCTCCGGTGGCCAGCAGCAGCGTGTTGCCATCGCCCGCGCTCTGGCCATGCGTCCTGCGCTCATGCTGTTCGACGAGCCTACCAGCGCGCTCGATCCCGAGATGATTGGGGAAGTGCTGGACGTAATGAAGGAACTCGCCCGTGAGGGCATGACCATGATTGTGGTGAGCCACGAGATGGGCTTCGCGCGCGAGGTGGCAAACCGCGTGATCATGATGCATGGCGGCCGGATAATAGAGGACGCTCCTCCGGAGCAGTTCTTCACCGCGCCGGCTCATGAAAGAACCGCGGCGTTTTTGTCTCGGGTCATCAGCAGGAAAGAGTGA
- a CDS encoding 2-dehydropantoate 2-reductase, which yields MRICVFGAGAIGGLVGARLAAQGDAEVSLIARGAHLAVLRDKGLTLKSEEGETTVTVRATDQAADLGAQDYVFLALKAHSLPGILASLKPLLGPETAVVTAQNGVPWWYFYRHGGVHEGRRIEAVDPNGVLWEAIGPQRVIGCVVHPAAEIESPGVIRHIEGDRLPLGEPSGEKTERTANLAALLASAGFRAPVRPQIRNEIWVKLWGNLSLNPVSALTGGKLDEICADPGTRAIIRAMMVEAQTIGEALGASFGIDVDRRIAGAAAVGAHKTSMLQDLELGRPMEIDALVTAVQELGRLTGQATPTIDIVEALIRQRARLAGCL from the coding sequence ATGCGGATCTGCGTGTTCGGCGCCGGAGCGATCGGAGGTCTCGTAGGCGCCAGGCTCGCCGCACAAGGCGATGCCGAAGTAAGTCTCATCGCCAGGGGCGCCCACCTTGCCGTGTTGCGCGACAAGGGTTTGACACTGAAGTCCGAAGAGGGCGAGACCACCGTCACCGTGCGCGCAACGGACCAGGCCGCGGACCTCGGCGCCCAGGACTACGTCTTCCTGGCTCTCAAGGCTCATTCACTTCCCGGCATCCTTGCCAGCCTGAAGCCGCTTCTGGGACCTGAAACGGCGGTCGTCACGGCGCAGAACGGCGTCCCCTGGTGGTACTTCTACAGGCACGGCGGCGTGCATGAAGGCCGCCGCATCGAGGCTGTCGATCCGAATGGTGTGCTGTGGGAGGCGATCGGACCTCAGCGCGTGATCGGCTGTGTCGTGCATCCGGCCGCCGAAATCGAGTCTCCCGGCGTCATTCGACATATCGAAGGCGATCGGCTGCCGCTTGGCGAACCTTCGGGCGAGAAGACCGAGCGGACCGCCAATCTGGCCGCTCTCCTCGCCTCGGCGGGATTCAGGGCGCCAGTCCGCCCGCAAATCCGCAATGAGATTTGGGTCAAGCTGTGGGGCAATCTCTCGCTTAATCCAGTCTCCGCTCTGACCGGCGGGAAGCTCGACGAAATCTGCGCCGATCCAGGCACGCGGGCGATCATTCGCGCAATGATGGTCGAAGCGCAGACGATCGGCGAGGCTCTGGGGGCAAGTTTCGGGATCGATGTCGATCGACGCATCGCCGGCGCCGCCGCGGTCGGCGCGCACAAGACATCAATGCTGCAGGATCTGGAACTTGGCCGGCCGATGGAGATCGACGCTCTCGTGACTGCCGTCCAGGAACTGGGCCGTCTCACCGGTCAGGCGACCCCGACGATCGATATCGTCGAGGCGCTCATTCGGCAGCGTGCGAGGCTCGCTGGCTGTCTTTGA
- a CDS encoding acyl--CoA ligase — protein MNTIRDILSSATSEGQAIGAPARPGVAFGELLALVDRTVLSLNSLGVGRGDKLAIVLDNGPEMVAAFLACASACTTAPLNPAYREDEFFFYLDDLKAKALLVAAGSDSPALAAAARVGVPIIHLHARTEGPAGLFDLSGTSSAAATPGLAHSEDVALVLHTSGTTSRPKIVPLSHTNLLTSAANIVRTLKLGSSDRCLNIMPLFHIHGLVAAVLASLSAGASVFCTPGFNALKFFGWMNEARPTWYTAVPTMHQAILARSSGNAEIIAANPLRFIRSSSASLPAPVFAEMERVFGCPVIEAYSMTENAHQMTSNQLPPGQRKPGSVGLAAGPEVAIMAEDGRLLPLGQIGEIVTRGANVTRGYENNPKANSEAFTNGWFRTGDQGVMDDDGFLRLTGRLKEIINRGGEKIAPLEVDEVLMAHPAVHQAVTFAIPHNKLGEDVAAVIVLREGAQAGERDIREFAAGRLADFKVPRRVVFVPEIPKGATGKMQRIGLAAKLGLA, from the coding sequence ATGAATACGATCCGCGATATTCTGAGTTCCGCGACCTCGGAGGGCCAAGCAATTGGCGCTCCTGCTCGCCCGGGTGTCGCCTTCGGAGAACTGCTGGCTCTTGTCGACCGGACGGTCCTATCGCTCAATAGTCTTGGCGTTGGGAGGGGTGACAAGCTCGCGATCGTTCTTGATAACGGCCCCGAGATGGTTGCCGCCTTCCTCGCCTGCGCAAGCGCCTGTACGACAGCTCCACTCAATCCAGCCTATCGCGAGGACGAGTTCTTCTTTTATCTGGACGATCTCAAGGCGAAGGCGCTTCTCGTCGCAGCCGGTAGCGATAGTCCGGCGTTGGCTGCGGCTGCGCGTGTCGGGGTACCGATAATCCACCTGCATGCGCGAACGGAGGGTCCAGCGGGGCTGTTTGATCTGTCGGGCACATCGTCGGCGGCCGCCACGCCGGGGCTGGCGCATTCGGAGGATGTCGCGCTGGTCCTGCATACTTCGGGTACGACCTCCAGACCTAAAATAGTACCGCTTAGTCACACGAACCTCCTGACTTCAGCGGCAAATATCGTACGGACGCTCAAGCTCGGGTCGTCGGACCGTTGCCTCAACATCATGCCGCTGTTCCATATTCACGGTTTGGTCGCGGCCGTGCTGGCAAGCCTTTCGGCTGGCGCCAGCGTCTTCTGCACGCCTGGATTCAACGCCCTGAAGTTCTTCGGCTGGATGAACGAGGCTAGGCCGACCTGGTATACGGCCGTGCCAACGATGCACCAGGCGATTCTCGCCCGCAGCAGTGGCAATGCGGAGATTATTGCCGCCAACCCTTTGCGATTCATCCGTTCGAGCTCGGCATCTTTGCCGGCACCCGTCTTCGCCGAAATGGAGCGGGTTTTCGGGTGTCCGGTAATCGAAGCATACTCGATGACTGAGAACGCCCATCAAATGACATCCAATCAGTTGCCGCCAGGCCAGCGCAAGCCAGGAAGTGTCGGGCTCGCCGCGGGACCCGAGGTTGCGATCATGGCCGAAGATGGAAGATTGCTTCCTCTGGGGCAGATCGGAGAAATTGTCACACGCGGCGCTAACGTGACCCGTGGTTATGAGAACAACCCAAAGGCCAACTCCGAGGCGTTCACCAACGGCTGGTTTCGCACCGGAGATCAGGGTGTGATGGACGATGACGGTTTTCTTCGCCTTACCGGTCGGCTCAAAGAGATCATCAACCGCGGTGGCGAAAAAATCGCCCCGCTTGAGGTGGATGAAGTCCTGATGGCCCACCCGGCGGTTCACCAGGCGGTGACCTTCGCCATACCGCATAACAAGCTCGGCGAGGACGTTGCCGCGGTCATTGTCCTGAGGGAGGGCGCCCAGGCCGGCGAGCGGGATATTCGCGAGTTCGCTGCTGGTCGGCTTGCCGACTTCAAAGTGCCAAGACGTGTGGTCTTTGTGCCCGAAATTCCGAAGGGCGCCACGGGCAAGATGCAGCGCATTGGCCTCGCGGCAAAACTTGGGCTGGCATAG
- a CDS encoding ABC transporter substrate-binding protein, with the protein MSRVSKTAGCAIALGFAVGVAHASEVTPPADIAKAGKITYCAEFGNPPLGFYDENQVLGGLDVDIGTEIGKRMGVKVEWKETAFSAIIPALLAKQCDAILSQLFDKPQRREVVDFTNYMYSSQSLLVPKGNPKNVKGLEDLSGLKAAVDNGTTIQSLLEEQNKKFKEAGKPEVTVTVFPKDSDARQALQIGQVDVYGTTLETAAFFLQKAGHIFDIGGEPFAKIKTGIATRKGEADMHDAVQKAFESMKADGTYKKLLAKWGLEGDAIE; encoded by the coding sequence ATGTCTCGTGTTTCCAAAACTGCCGGTTGTGCCATCGCGCTCGGCTTCGCGGTTGGCGTTGCCCATGCATCGGAAGTGACACCGCCGGCGGATATCGCCAAGGCGGGCAAGATCACGTATTGCGCGGAATTCGGGAATCCGCCGCTCGGATTCTATGATGAAAATCAGGTTCTAGGTGGTCTGGATGTCGATATCGGCACCGAGATCGGGAAGCGGATGGGGGTGAAGGTCGAGTGGAAGGAAACTGCATTCAGCGCGATCATTCCGGCTCTCCTGGCGAAGCAGTGCGATGCCATTCTGTCGCAGCTTTTCGACAAGCCGCAGCGCCGCGAAGTCGTGGATTTCACGAACTACATGTATTCGAGCCAGTCGCTCTTGGTGCCGAAGGGAAATCCGAAGAACGTCAAGGGGCTTGAGGATCTTTCAGGCCTCAAGGCTGCTGTGGACAATGGCACGACGATCCAGAGCCTGCTGGAGGAACAGAACAAGAAATTCAAGGAGGCTGGGAAACCCGAGGTAACGGTCACGGTCTTCCCCAAGGATTCCGATGCCCGTCAGGCGCTGCAAATTGGCCAGGTGGATGTCTACGGAACCACCCTCGAAACGGCTGCTTTCTTCCTTCAGAAGGCTGGCCATATTTTCGATATTGGCGGTGAGCCGTTCGCCAAGATCAAGACCGGCATCGCCACCCGCAAGGGTGAGGCCGACATGCATGATGCCGTTCAGAAGGCCTTCGAATCGATGAAGGCCGACGGCACCTACAAGAAGTTGCTCGCGAAATGGGGACTCGAAGGGGACGCCATCGAGTAG